One window of Salvelinus fontinalis isolate EN_2023a unplaced genomic scaffold, ASM2944872v1 scaffold_0065, whole genome shotgun sequence genomic DNA carries:
- the LOC129842775 gene encoding uncharacterized protein LOC129842775 isoform X3, with protein MDEDSEDRSSPSPSCSTEPQPTVSPGPDRNHGDQEDSNHGDQKDTAQGQERVTVSLDINSETPTFNIVVKEEEDWELDNTGESPSHHSAARERPSTSGEPDSVSLTISVLSHPHRIPSHHSAAGERPSTSGEPDSVSLTISVLSHPHRRESQPSLCSQGETLYIRRT; from the exons ATGGACGAG GATTCTGAAGACCGGTCCAGCCCGTCTCCATCCTGCTCCACTGAACCCCAACCCACTGTGTCCCCGGGTCCTGACAGGAACCATGGTGACCAGGAGGACAGTAACCATGGTGATCAGAAAGACACAGCGCAGGGTCAGGAGAGGGTTACTGTGAGTCTGGACATCAACAGTGAAACACCAACATTTAATATCGTAgtcaaagaagaagaagactggGAACTAGATAATACAG GAGAGAGTCCCAGCCATCACTCTGCAGCCAGGGAGAGACCCTCTACATCAGGAGAACCTGACTCCGTCTCACTGACTATATCTGTCCTGTCTCATCCCCACAGGATTCCCAGCCATCACTCTGCAGCTGGGGAGAGACCCTCTACATCAGGAGAACCTGACTCAGTCTCACTGACTATATCTGTCCTGTCTCATCCCCACAGGAGAGAGTCCCAGCCATCACTCTGCAGCCAGGGAGAGACCCTCTACATCAGGAGAACCTGA
- the LOC129842774 gene encoding zinc finger protein 420-like isoform X2: MSGERETLLDGIEQSLWNLTENNLRYLCERCGIAGQDGSDVKGKNYRSLRRKIEEYCESDDLMKLEDQGMSWLLQLQNDIKTIQQDASLSQSAQVDTLDGTEPSRTKNEEGAERLTDPAPERHIPPERRENDSEDPSRQSPASSSEPQLSASSPGPDRNHGDQRSKLGSLRIVLQKVVVVKEEEDDWDCCVTGESPNQPSASEYSPSSSEEPEHSESEDPEHSEYEDPEHSESEEPEQRRVKRKTKTHSCLACGRKFVSLYTLRRHQNRTHTGEETENRTHTGEETEKSKGQSPASGEPEQQKRKWGVRKTHSCPECGRHCPSLSALKVHQRIHTGEKPYLCSECGKGFTYQSSLRLHQKKDSADKVTCCCGQEFSSKCVLEVHLKTDTGAKPYTCCVCGKGFGKKERLKEHQRSHTGEMPYSCSFCGKGYYQKPAWKAHERTHTEEKPLCSVCGRTFSNKTTLKVHQRTHTGEKPFLCSECGKGFLSKAYLTTHQRFNCSGGEERRRAKRFHKCPDCGKEFTQANKLERHMRTHTGERPYQCSVCGMRFNQKGNLKTHFKVHTGGDPSLVADMETPSEQPRDNRRKAGRPQRCLHQHDEEGTSHHLPAPQREETSHHLPAPQREGTSHHLPAPQREETSQHLPAPQREGSQHLPAPQREGTSHHLPAPQREETSQHLPAPQREETSQHLPAPQREGTSHHLPAPQKPTMSPRGEKHYLCPECGKTYTREYDLRVHLRTHTGERPYQCDECGKTFVRKQGLRQHRRSHAPKPMGPTRQLGRPVSMGSSSRRPHQPPRMGSSKQQLSRVDKPMPPCSSVERAMPFHTVERPMPLHRVERPMPLPDMEREHWQYWHL; the protein is encoded by the exons atgagtggagagagggaaacgtTGTTGGATGGAATCGAACAGAGTTTGTGGAATTTAACCGAGAACAATTTACGTTACCTGTGTGAACGTTGTGGAATAGCTGGCCAAGATGGCTCCGACGTTAAAGGGAAGAATTATCGCTCGTTGCGTCGTAAAATAGAAGAATATTGTGAAAGTGATGATTTAATGAAATTAGAGGACCAGGGAATGTCTTGGTTACTCCAACTGCAAAACGACATCAAAACAATACAGCAAGATGCTAGCCTCAGCCAGTCAGCGCAAGTGGACACACTGGACGGCACCGAACCAAGCAGAACCAAGAACGAGGAGGGCGCTGAGAGGTTGACAGACCCAGCTCCAGAGAGACACATACCACCAGAACGGAGGGAGAAC GACTCAGAAGACCCATCCAGACAGTCCCCAGCCAGTTCTTCAGAACCCCAACTCTCGGCGTcatcaccgggtcctgacaggaaCCATGGTGACCAGAGGTCAAAACTGGGTAGTCTGCGGATAGTTCTACAAAAAGTTGTTGTCGTcaaggaggaggaagacgacTGGGATTGTTGTGTTACAG GTGAGAGTCCCAACCAACCATCTGCCAGTGAATATAGTCCCTCTTCATCGGAAGAACCAGAACATTCCGAATCCGAAGATCCAGAACATTCCGAATACGAAGATCCTGAACATTCCGAATCAGAAGAACCTGAACAACGACGAGTGAAACGCAAAACTAAGACTCACAGCTGCCTAGCGTGTGGGAGGAAGTTTGTCTCCTTGTACACACTAAGGAGACACCAGAACAGGACCCACACAGGAGAGGAGACGGAgaacaggacacacacaggagaggagaCGGAGAAGAGTAAAGGACAGAGTCCTGCTTCAGGAGAACCTGAACAACAAAAGAGGAAATGGGGAGTCAGGAAGACCCACTCCTGCCCCGAGTGTGGAAGACACTGCCCATCGTTATCAGCACTGAAGGTCCACCAGAGAatccacactggagagaagccttacctcTGCTCTGAGTGTGGGAAGGGCTTCACTTATCAAAGTAGCTTGAGATTACACCAGAAGAAAGACTCCGCTGACAAGGTGACCTGCTGCTGTGGACAAGAGTTCTCCTCAAAGTGCGTTCTGGAGGTTCACTTGAAGACGGACACTGGAGCCAAGCCTTACACCTGCTGTGTGTGTGGCAAGGGGTTCGGTAAAAAAGAGCGGCTAAAAGAACACCAGAGATCCCACACAGGAGAGATGCCTTACTCTTGCTCTTTCTGTGGCAAGGGTTACTACCAAAAACCGGCTTGGAAAGCCCACGAGCGAACACACACCGAGGAGAAGCCCCTGTGCTCTGTGTGTGGACGGACCTTCTCTAATAAGACTACATTAAAAGTCCACCaacgaacacacacaggagagaagcctttcctCTGCTCTGAGTGTGGCAAGGGCTTCCTCAGTAAAGCATACCTGACGACCCACCAGCGATTCAACTGTTCTGGGGGAGAGGAACGACGGCGAGCAAAGAGATTTCACAAGTGTCCGGACTGTGGGAAGGAGTTCACACAAGCAAACAAACTGGAGAGACAcatgagaacacacacaggggagaggcCTTACCAGTGCTCTGTGTGTGGGATGAGGTTCAACCAGAAAGGGAATCTCAAAACGCATTTTAAAGTGCACACAG GAGGGGATCCCAGTTTAGTGGCTGACATGGAGACTCCCTCTGAACAACCTCGGGACAACAGACGTAAAGCTGGGAGACCACAACGCTGCCTCCATCAGCATGACGAGGAGGGAACATCTCACCACCTCCCGGCGCCACAGAGGGAGGAAACATCCCACCACCTCCCGGCGCCACAGAGGGAGGGAACATCCCACCACCTCCCGGCGCCACAGAGGGAGGAAACATCCCAACACCTCCCGGCGCCACAGAGGGAGGGAAGCCAACACCTCCCGGCACCACAGAGGGAGGGAACATCCCACCACCTCCCGGCACCACAGAGGGAGGAAACATCCCAACACCTCCCGGCACCACAGAGGGAGGAAACATCCCAACACCTCCCGGCACCACAGAGGGAGGGAACATCCCACCACCTCCCGGCACCACAGAAACCCACCATGTCCCCCAGGGGAGAAAAACACTATCTCTGCCCTGAATGTGGCAAGACATACACCCGGGAATACGACCTCCGAGTCCACCTCAGAacgcacacaggagagagaccgtACCAGTGTGATGAATGCGGAAAGACCTTTGTTCGGAAACAAGGGCTCCGTCAACACCGGCGGTCACATGCTCCCAAGCCCATGGGACCGACCCGTCAGTTAGGTAGGCCCGTCAGCATGGGTTCCAGTAGCAGAAGACCTCACCAACCACCCAGGATGGGAAGCTCTAAGCAGCAGTTGTCCAGGGTTGATAAACCCATGCCTCCGTGCTCTAGTGTAGAGAGAGCCATGCCGTTCCATACAGTGGAGAGACCCATGCCTTTACATCGAGTGGAGAGACCCATGCCGTTACCAGACATGGAGAGAGAACACTGGCAGTACTGGCACCTTTAA
- the LOC129842774 gene encoding zinc finger protein 420-like isoform X1: MSGERETLLDGIEQSLWNLTENNLRYLCERCGIAGQDGSDVKGKNYRSLRRKIEEYCESDDLMKLEDQGMSWLLQLQNDIKTIQQDASLSQSAQVDTLDGTEPSRTKNEEGAERLTDPAPERHIPPERRENVSDDSEDPSRQSPASSSEPQLSASSPGPDRNHGDQRSKLGSLRIVLQKVVVVKEEEDDWDCCVTGESPNQPSASEYSPSSSEEPEHSESEDPEHSEYEDPEHSESEEPEQRRVKRKTKTHSCLACGRKFVSLYTLRRHQNRTHTGEETENRTHTGEETEKSKGQSPASGEPEQQKRKWGVRKTHSCPECGRHCPSLSALKVHQRIHTGEKPYLCSECGKGFTYQSSLRLHQKKDSADKVTCCCGQEFSSKCVLEVHLKTDTGAKPYTCCVCGKGFGKKERLKEHQRSHTGEMPYSCSFCGKGYYQKPAWKAHERTHTEEKPLCSVCGRTFSNKTTLKVHQRTHTGEKPFLCSECGKGFLSKAYLTTHQRFNCSGGEERRRAKRFHKCPDCGKEFTQANKLERHMRTHTGERPYQCSVCGMRFNQKGNLKTHFKVHTGGDPSLVADMETPSEQPRDNRRKAGRPQRCLHQHDEEGTSHHLPAPQREETSHHLPAPQREGTSHHLPAPQREETSQHLPAPQREGSQHLPAPQREGTSHHLPAPQREETSQHLPAPQREETSQHLPAPQREGTSHHLPAPQKPTMSPRGEKHYLCPECGKTYTREYDLRVHLRTHTGERPYQCDECGKTFVRKQGLRQHRRSHAPKPMGPTRQLGRPVSMGSSSRRPHQPPRMGSSKQQLSRVDKPMPPCSSVERAMPFHTVERPMPLHRVERPMPLPDMEREHWQYWHL; encoded by the exons atgagtggagagagggaaacgtTGTTGGATGGAATCGAACAGAGTTTGTGGAATTTAACCGAGAACAATTTACGTTACCTGTGTGAACGTTGTGGAATAGCTGGCCAAGATGGCTCCGACGTTAAAGGGAAGAATTATCGCTCGTTGCGTCGTAAAATAGAAGAATATTGTGAAAGTGATGATTTAATGAAATTAGAGGACCAGGGAATGTCTTGGTTACTCCAACTGCAAAACGACATCAAAACAATACAGCAAGATGCTAGCCTCAGCCAGTCAGCGCAAGTGGACACACTGGACGGCACCGAACCAAGCAGAACCAAGAACGAGGAGGGCGCTGAGAGGTTGACAGACCCAGCTCCAGAGAGACACATACCACCAGAACGGAGGGAGAACGTGAGTGAC GACTCAGAAGACCCATCCAGACAGTCCCCAGCCAGTTCTTCAGAACCCCAACTCTCGGCGTcatcaccgggtcctgacaggaaCCATGGTGACCAGAGGTCAAAACTGGGTAGTCTGCGGATAGTTCTACAAAAAGTTGTTGTCGTcaaggaggaggaagacgacTGGGATTGTTGTGTTACAG GTGAGAGTCCCAACCAACCATCTGCCAGTGAATATAGTCCCTCTTCATCGGAAGAACCAGAACATTCCGAATCCGAAGATCCAGAACATTCCGAATACGAAGATCCTGAACATTCCGAATCAGAAGAACCTGAACAACGACGAGTGAAACGCAAAACTAAGACTCACAGCTGCCTAGCGTGTGGGAGGAAGTTTGTCTCCTTGTACACACTAAGGAGACACCAGAACAGGACCCACACAGGAGAGGAGACGGAgaacaggacacacacaggagaggagaCGGAGAAGAGTAAAGGACAGAGTCCTGCTTCAGGAGAACCTGAACAACAAAAGAGGAAATGGGGAGTCAGGAAGACCCACTCCTGCCCCGAGTGTGGAAGACACTGCCCATCGTTATCAGCACTGAAGGTCCACCAGAGAatccacactggagagaagccttacctcTGCTCTGAGTGTGGGAAGGGCTTCACTTATCAAAGTAGCTTGAGATTACACCAGAAGAAAGACTCCGCTGACAAGGTGACCTGCTGCTGTGGACAAGAGTTCTCCTCAAAGTGCGTTCTGGAGGTTCACTTGAAGACGGACACTGGAGCCAAGCCTTACACCTGCTGTGTGTGTGGCAAGGGGTTCGGTAAAAAAGAGCGGCTAAAAGAACACCAGAGATCCCACACAGGAGAGATGCCTTACTCTTGCTCTTTCTGTGGCAAGGGTTACTACCAAAAACCGGCTTGGAAAGCCCACGAGCGAACACACACCGAGGAGAAGCCCCTGTGCTCTGTGTGTGGACGGACCTTCTCTAATAAGACTACATTAAAAGTCCACCaacgaacacacacaggagagaagcctttcctCTGCTCTGAGTGTGGCAAGGGCTTCCTCAGTAAAGCATACCTGACGACCCACCAGCGATTCAACTGTTCTGGGGGAGAGGAACGACGGCGAGCAAAGAGATTTCACAAGTGTCCGGACTGTGGGAAGGAGTTCACACAAGCAAACAAACTGGAGAGACAcatgagaacacacacaggggagaggcCTTACCAGTGCTCTGTGTGTGGGATGAGGTTCAACCAGAAAGGGAATCTCAAAACGCATTTTAAAGTGCACACAG GAGGGGATCCCAGTTTAGTGGCTGACATGGAGACTCCCTCTGAACAACCTCGGGACAACAGACGTAAAGCTGGGAGACCACAACGCTGCCTCCATCAGCATGACGAGGAGGGAACATCTCACCACCTCCCGGCGCCACAGAGGGAGGAAACATCCCACCACCTCCCGGCGCCACAGAGGGAGGGAACATCCCACCACCTCCCGGCGCCACAGAGGGAGGAAACATCCCAACACCTCCCGGCGCCACAGAGGGAGGGAAGCCAACACCTCCCGGCACCACAGAGGGAGGGAACATCCCACCACCTCCCGGCACCACAGAGGGAGGAAACATCCCAACACCTCCCGGCACCACAGAGGGAGGAAACATCCCAACACCTCCCGGCACCACAGAGGGAGGGAACATCCCACCACCTCCCGGCACCACAGAAACCCACCATGTCCCCCAGGGGAGAAAAACACTATCTCTGCCCTGAATGTGGCAAGACATACACCCGGGAATACGACCTCCGAGTCCACCTCAGAacgcacacaggagagagaccgtACCAGTGTGATGAATGCGGAAAGACCTTTGTTCGGAAACAAGGGCTCCGTCAACACCGGCGGTCACATGCTCCCAAGCCCATGGGACCGACCCGTCAGTTAGGTAGGCCCGTCAGCATGGGTTCCAGTAGCAGAAGACCTCACCAACCACCCAGGATGGGAAGCTCTAAGCAGCAGTTGTCCAGGGTTGATAAACCCATGCCTCCGTGCTCTAGTGTAGAGAGAGCCATGCCGTTCCATACAGTGGAGAGACCCATGCCTTTACATCGAGTGGAGAGACCCATGCCGTTACCAGACATGGAGAGAGAACACTGGCAGTACTGGCACCTTTAA